Sequence from the Populus nigra chromosome 17, ddPopNigr1.1, whole genome shotgun sequence genome:
CTCAACAAACTAGAAATGAGTGATATCTACGCACTAATTTGAGAGAGAGTGTTGATAAGTCTAAATAATTATCTCCAAATTGAATTTCTAGTATTTAAGTCCTATTATATCTCTGATGTTAGTTGTAGAAATATATCCTAGAAGATTGTATCCTAATAGAAATAACTTTTCATATAGTTATAAACTATAGGAGCAAGAAAAGAAAGCTTTGTAAATTGAATCCCTTCACATATTCTGCATATTTCTTAACTGTAACTCCTCTAACGACAACAAGGCAATAGATTTAGATGGGACCTATGCACCGATTGTTAGATTAGAGTCCATTTATATGGTATTTGCATTTGCTTGTTTTGAAAGTTCTAAGCTCATTCAGATAGAGGTTAAAATTGTATTCTAAACGATTTTATCATGGAGGAAGTTCATGTCAAGCAACCTTCCAGTTTTGAAATCCATTATTTTCCAAATCATGCTTTCATATTTAATAAGGCTTTATACAAATCTTAAACTAGTTCTTTGAGTTTGATATGAATTTCCCGGCATCCTTTAGGCCACTGCATTTAAGATGATTTGAGCAAAAGAAGGATTTCGGTAACTATTCACCGCAAAGCGTTGCTTAGGCTAGGAAAAGTACGAGGGATTATACAGATGCAGCAAAATCTGAGGAAAGAATAAGAATGGGAACATCACTTCACAACTCTGCTGCTTATGTAAGGTGTCTGATCTGATCTCAACAGCAGGAAGCCCTTGTGACAGACCAGGAAGTGAGGATGGGCTGAAGCTGTttagtaatcaaaagaaaaatgagggcTCTCAGTCAGCAACTGTTTAGCATTGACTAGAATCCCTTCCAGTCCTGTTacataaaaatgaagaaaaatatttgaccaCAGAAACAAATTCACTTATCACATCCAGGCTTAAGATAGGACAACCTGTGGTTTGTTTTCCTCATAGTTTTCTAAGAGTGAAATGGGGGCAATGAGCCTCCTATAGTTTTCTCGTGGCATTGAATTGGATGGTGATGCTTGAAGAGAGCAACTGATAACATCACAGCGAAAGTTTAGAGCTAGAGCTAAGGGATGGTGCTGTGGCTAGTGAATAAAAAACATCACACAGAAAGTTTAGAGCTAGAACAGATGGTAAATGTCCCAAAGAGCAAACCGTTGTTGGCGATATCATACGAGGTTGTATTAGTTCATCCGGAGGTACCAAAGCTTCTTAGCAACCTCTGAGTCAGAGTTAGTTTTTGAATGCAAGAAAGATAAAATGACACAGGAAAATGTACAGAGGTCATTTACGAAAACAGAGCCGAGTCACCAACTAACTGGTTTCTTATTAACTATACTTCAAAACGAAAAAGTTACCACCCTCTTCTTCTTTCAAAATCTCCAGAAGATCTGTCAGCTCCCTGATTCAGTGGACAGCGAGAAAGGctgaaatcaagtaaaaaaagtatatatacaAGGAGGAAAATACAGTATCTACTTGTAAGACCTAAAAAAGAGAGGACAAAATCTCAGATTGCATAGAGTTTCTTATAGTCATTTTCCAAAATCTCTGATTCTTCCATGAATGACAATGTCTCTGAGCGCGATCTGCTTGTTGATGACCTCCGTATGCTCCGTAATCTGGAAGTCTCAATTCTCTCTGCAATTACCCAATAACTCATCGTCCCAATTGTTGCTACCATGATCACTGATCCTATGGCTGTTACACTAAGTGCCAGCCACCTCTGATGATCTCCCACAACAACATATGACAGTGCAAGAAATGCAACTGAAATCAGCACACAGGCCAGCCACATTAGCTTGTTGATCACTGacattagttgtttttttgCCTTTCTCTCTATAACTACAATAGAGGTTTGAACAACCACTACAGCCAATGATATAAAGAGAGCAATTGAATCAAATATGATGAAAATCATGAACTCAGGTTTGGTAGCGATTTTTGCTTCTCCAGCAGATTGTCCAGGAGCGAGATTACCTGGGTCATCAGCAAACTGGCCAGGGAGTTGGAAGATGGCAGCAAACGCAACAGTGGCAATAAGGACTGCTACAACTGTGGTTGAGTTAATTGCATTGTTGAGACCTTCCGTGTGCACTTTGTTGAGCCTCTTGGCTATACCTTGAACACGTTTTCGTGTTAGCCGTGTGGTCTCGAGCTGGTTGTGAACCTCATGCTTTATGTCGCTCACAGTTTGCTTTAGTTCTCGGTTGGCTGTGTTAGTTGTACTTGGCTTCATGGATTTGGCAGATAAGACTCCATGCTCTTGTAATACGGAGGCGATTTCTGAGTGCCCAGTTTTCTCAGCAGTATCAAAAGCAGTTTCTCTGGATTTGTTAACAATTGTTTTGTCAATTCCCTTTTGGTCAAGCAGCTTCCTAACAATCTGCAAATAGCAGCAACGCCAACGTCATAAACTTCCCAACTCTGTAAGGAGGATAGGATCCTTTGGCAACTTTGGTAGATGACGATGACTTCTGCTCTAAATATAGATTCAGTAACATCACAAAAGGCTGATTCATTTGTATTGCAGAAGATACTGACTATATTAGGTCTGGAACATAGATACTGGTACTAAATAAAGTAAGACATTGGTCTCAAGTTGAGACGTAGCTAAAAGCCAAAGAACCAGAAGAAACTATTCCCTCGGAAAGATAAAAGAGCCTTTTTCTATGTCGCTAtaaatcaatctcaatttctcCTCGAACAGACCAGGAGCTTCAGTTCACATTTGGTAACCAAAGcaacaggaaaagaaaagctTCATACTATTAAAAGGAATGGAAAGTAAATTAGAATACCTGATCTCTACCCTTACGGCTAGCAATATGCAAAGCACTGTTGCCTTTATTATCAACCATGTTCATCAAACTAGGATCTGACATGATCAGCTCCTCCACAAGCTCCACGTTCTGCCCTTTAACTGCCATATGGAGAGCCGTCTGGCCTTTCTTATCAATCTTATTCGCAAGTCCAGGTTCTTTACTCAAAAGGGCTTTCAAAATCTCTAAATGCCCATTCCTTGCCACTGAATGTAAGGCAGTTTTACCATTACTTTTAGCTATCAAAGCAAGGCCACTACACTTCTCTAACAGGAAATTCACTACTTCAACATGCCCTTGTGATGCAGCCGAGTGCAGAGCTGTAGTATTTGACGAATCAAAGGTCAATGAAAGATCAGGATTGACCTCCATAAGAACTTCCACAATTTCTGCATTACAGAAACAGAGCACAAAATTAACCCGACGTTAATCCCACTCCAATTATCAATTCTAGCAAGGAATTTGAAGAATTGAAAACGGTACTTACCCAGATCGCCTTGCTTGGCAGCTATGTGAAAAGCATCATAACCATTTCTTGCTTTAAGACCAGCTAAACCGGTGTCATAGTACTTAATCAGCTCCTTCACTATGTAAACATGACCACAATCTGAAGCAACATACAAAGCA
This genomic interval carries:
- the LOC133676813 gene encoding ankyrin repeat-containing protein At5g02620-like encodes the protein MEPPARQQIFRQKKMTKQLTGKRDDTPLHAVVRDGNLELVMEMIADNLEEAADLTLLLSKQNQSGETALYVASDCGHVYIVKELIKYYDTGLAGLKARNGYDAFHIAAKQGDLEIVEVLMEVNPDLSLTFDSSNTTALHSAASQGHVEVVNFLLEKCSGLALIAKSNGKTALHSVARNGHLEILKALLSKEPGLANKIDKKGQTALHMAVKGQNVELVEELIMSDPSLMNMVDNKGNSALHIASRKGRDQIVRKLLDQKGIDKTIVNKSRETAFDTAEKTGHSEIASVLQEHGVLSAKSMKPSTTNTANRELKQTVSDIKHEVHNQLETTRLTRKRVQGIAKRLNKVHTEGLNNAINSTTVVAVLIATVAFAAIFQLPGQFADDPGNLAPGQSAGEAKIATKPEFMIFIIFDSIALFISLAVVVVQTSIVVIERKAKKQLMSVINKLMWLACVLISVAFLALSYVVVGDHQRWLALSVTAIGSVIMVATIGTMSYWVIAERIETSRLRSIRRSSTSRSRSETLSFMEESEILENDYKKLYAI